In Candidatus Tectomicrobia bacterium, a single window of DNA contains:
- a CDS encoding ABC transporter ATP-binding protein gives MLEIADIHFYYGRIHALQGVSFQVPSGKVVCLIGSNGAGKSTALMAVSGVNRIARGAIRFEGQDIHALPPERIVRLGISQAPEGRRIFSLLTVLENLEMGAYLRRDAEEVSRDLDYVFSLFPVLHERRRQRGGTLSGGEQQMLAIGRALMARPRLLLLDEPSLGLAPRMVEVIFGALERIRGQGTGIFLVEQNAHAALAFADWAYVMETGRIVMDGPPEELRRSAAVREAYLGE, from the coding sequence TTCCAGGTTCCCTCCGGCAAGGTGGTGTGCCTAATCGGGAGCAACGGCGCGGGCAAGTCCACCGCCCTGATGGCCGTCAGCGGGGTGAACCGCATCGCGCGCGGGGCCATCCGCTTCGAGGGCCAGGACATCCACGCGCTTCCGCCCGAGCGGATCGTGCGCCTGGGAATCAGCCAGGCGCCCGAGGGCAGGCGCATCTTCTCCCTCCTGACCGTGCTGGAGAACCTGGAGATGGGCGCCTACCTGCGCCGGGACGCGGAGGAGGTGAGCCGCGACCTGGACTACGTCTTCTCGCTTTTCCCGGTGCTCCACGAGCGGCGCCGCCAGCGGGGAGGCACTCTCTCCGGCGGGGAGCAACAGATGCTGGCCATCGGCCGGGCCCTGATGGCGCGGCCGCGCCTCCTCCTGCTGGATGAGCCCTCGCTGGGACTCGCTCCCCGGATGGTGGAGGTCATCTTCGGCGCCCTGGAGCGCATCCGCGGGCAGGGGACGGGAATCTTCCTGGTGGAGCAGAACGCCCACGCCGCGCTGGCCTTCGCGGACTGGGCCTACGTCATGGAGACGGGGCGGATCGTGATGGACGGCCCGCCGGAGGAGTTGCGCCGCTCGGCGGCCGTGCGGGAGGCCTACCTGGGGGAGTAG
- a CDS encoding NIPSNAP family protein encodes MIYEIRIYTLTVGGVAEFEKNFGAVVENRMKMSKLVGFFHSDIGDLNRVMHIWEYEDLAHRARVRAETMKQPWWPPKGNESIIQKQISKIATCPAFRPEPRSGALGGVYEFRTYTVIPGKMGEILSRWTQHLPAREALSPLAACFTTDMGPLNEFIHVWPYKDLNHRNETRTASQKLPNWPPGSRPFLMSQNTEIWMPASFSPLH; translated from the coding sequence ATGATCTATGAGATTCGGATATACACCCTAACGGTGGGCGGGGTGGCCGAGTTCGAGAAGAACTTCGGCGCGGTGGTCGAGAACCGGATGAAGATGTCCAAGCTGGTGGGCTTCTTCCACTCCGACATCGGCGACCTCAACCGCGTCATGCACATATGGGAGTACGAGGACCTCGCGCACCGGGCCCGGGTGCGGGCCGAGACCATGAAGCAGCCCTGGTGGCCCCCGAAGGGCAACGAATCGATCATCCAGAAGCAGATTTCCAAGATCGCGACATGCCCTGCCTTCCGGCCCGAGCCGCGCTCGGGCGCGCTGGGCGGCGTCTACGAATTCCGCACCTACACGGTCATCCCCGGAAAGATGGGCGAGATCCTCAGCCGCTGGACCCAGCACCTGCCCGCCCGCGAGGCGCTCTCGCCCCTCGCCGCCTGCTTCACGACCGACATGGGGCCCCTCAACGAGTTCATCCACGTCTGGCCCTACAAGGACCTCAACCACCGCAACGAGACCCGAACGGCCTCCCAGAAGCTGCCCAACTGGCCCCCGGGCTCGCGGCCGTTCCTGATGTCCCAGAACACGGAGATATGGATGCCGGCCTCTTTCTCGCCGCTGCACTAG
- a CDS encoding undecaprenyl-diphosphate phosphatase — translation MNVFSSIVLGIIEGFTEFLPISSTAHLILTAELLGISQSEFTKTFEISIQSGAILAVVVLYRQRFLHWESLKKIIVAFIPTGILGLAFYKIIKTILFQSMPVVLASLAVGGLILVIFEYVFTERDEAPTIEEISYTKALGIGIAQSVAMIPGVSRSAATIVGGMILGIRRELIVEFSFLLAVPTMFAATGLDLLKNLHAFSIAEFHLLAIGFAVSFVMAILSIKFFLSYIQRHTFSAFGVYRILLVAVFLLIMR, via the coding sequence ATCAACGTTTTTTCATCGATTGTCCTGGGAATCATCGAGGGCTTTACGGAATTTCTCCCCATCTCATCCACGGCCCATCTCATTCTCACCGCCGAGCTGCTGGGCATCTCCCAATCGGAATTCACCAAGACCTTTGAGATATCCATTCAGAGCGGCGCGATTCTGGCCGTGGTCGTCCTTTACCGGCAAAGGTTCCTCCACTGGGAATCCCTCAAGAAAATTATCGTGGCGTTCATCCCGACGGGCATCCTGGGACTGGCGTTTTACAAGATCATCAAGACCATCCTGTTCCAGAGCATGCCGGTTGTGCTGGCCTCTCTCGCCGTTGGAGGCTTGATCCTCGTGATTTTCGAGTATGTCTTTACGGAGAGGGACGAGGCGCCCACCATCGAGGAAATCAGCTACACCAAGGCGCTGGGCATCGGGATTGCGCAATCCGTCGCCATGATACCGGGGGTCTCGCGCTCCGCCGCCACCATCGTCGGGGGGATGATCTTGGGCATCCGGCGGGAATTGATCGTGGAATTCTCGTTTCTCCTCGCCGTTCCCACCATGTTCGCCGCGACGGGCCTTGATCTGCTGAAGAATCTTCATGCCTTTTCGATCGCGGAGTTCCACCTCCTCGCGATCGGCTTCGCCGTTTCCTTTGTCATGGCGATCCTCAGCATCAAATTCTTCCTCAGTTATATCCAGCGGCACACATTCAGCGCTTTCGGCGTCTACCGGATTCTCTTGGTCGCGGTATTTCTGCTGATCATGCGGTGA